AAGCTTTAACCCTGTAAGAGCTCATGgccagtgaaaaaaaaactgagtgcAAGGTTGACACGTTATTGCCCAATAAAGGTTATAAAACAATATTGTTGGCATGATGATTTTGACATCTGGCAGCCATGGAGCAACATCCATTTAGTTTAAAGTAAGAACTCTTGCTGTAAATCCAATATCTGTTTCCTTTTATGCTCTGTTTTTGGTCGCCGCCaaatcctgagggaaatatctggttCTTTATCTGCTTAAAGCTAAACAATAGACTGTTACATGATTTATTAACCATTAGATAAGAAATTAATTACAAACCCTTAATAAAGGTTAATCTCAAAAACCGTTTGATAAACCAACTGTGACTACTTGCACCAGCTGGATAAACAAAAAAGAATGTGGATCCCAAAGTCCGACTGAAACACGTCATGCACCGATGAGAATGACTAGCAGTAAGTTTCTGGAGGGAAATATGAcccaaaagaagaaataaaaacataacggTTGAAATCCTCTTTGAAAAGTGACTTTTCTTCTGATTCACCACAAGCTTTTCTTCAGAGGTAAGTTAATAACTGGGTTAGAAGCTTTGTTCACAGACATGCTCAGTTTCGATGTAAAATGACACTGAGGAATGTGAATTAATCTGCTTACACTCTCCACGCATGAACTTGTGGACATAGCCGTCCCAGGGGCCCGGCTCCGGCTGGGTCAGATTCATCTTGTCAAAGTGGAAGTAGCTCACCACATTGTCTTTGGCGTTGCGTGCCACGTAGATCGTCTGAAGGGATTTACAACAGCAATACAAAGAACAGGCCATTTGAGGATTTGTATGGTTAACCTCTCACACGATTTATGTGCATTGTGTCATGCATCAAGAAGCAGCACGGTTCACTGCAGGAGCTTCACTCTCAGCACAAGCTCTCAGGTGTCGAGTCTTACTTTGCACTTGCTTTCCCAAAATCCAGTTGGCACCAATTGAAAAGGAAGATGTGTCTTGATAATTCTCGGCGGAACCATTTTTGACAGAAGCTCAAGACCTGAGACACACATCATGATCAGAATTTGAAGACGGACAAAAAACAATATCTTTGAGGTTTAAAGTCACAGATAGAAACAATCAACTCCCAAACTAAACCACAAGAAAACTACCTGTattaaaacatgtaaataaaatcaaacacacacatcatcataacaacctcatgaacacacacctgagggaATGGGCGGGGGGGAGAACATCTCCAGGAAAGGACTGCGGACGGGAGTCGGGGCTCGTTTGCAGAACTCAGCATCTCCGTTATGAAGAAGCAGGTCAACAATCTCCTGAGTCCACGTGGTCCCTTCATTCCACAAATCACAGAAAATAACACTGAGCTGAATGAAACAGTCCCTCGAGGGTTTTTGAGGAAAATTCTATCTGACACCAAACTGCCGTCTTATAGGTTTGTTCATTCAGGCCTAAAAACAGCAAACTGGATTTTCCTCCATTTTAAGAAGCTCAATTAGCCTTCAATCTTCACCAGACATGTTATGTCATGAATTAATTCAATTAATGTTCTTTTCACGTTTGTTTTGTCATCTGATTTGCTTCACAAACTTTGCTTCAGTGAAGGAAGAATAGTTTTATACTGTTGCTTGACATGTGAGCAGCATGTTCATTTGAACGGTTTCTTAAGGCCATATTGTCATTTATAAAATGTATCAAAAGCTGTTAATAAATGAAGtggggtaaaaaaaatacaatatatttccCTCTAGTATACATTTGTATATATATCGATCCGTGGAAGTATAAACCAGTATATGTTGTAAATACACAACCAGAGTACAGTAAGTGTAAATCTACTTAAATGTAATACATGACGAGATGCCTTGTCCAGCACTGATAACTCACTCAGAGATTTACTGCATACAAACAAAGCTGCGTCTGGCAGCAGCTGTGTCAGTACCTGCTTTGGGGTAGGTGGCGATGAAGATGTCCGAGGGGTCCGGACGAAAAGCCTGGATAGAGTCAAAGTTGTTGGCGATGTAGTTCATGAGAGGAATCCCTCTGATCGGGATGAGAGGGAAGCGAGAGATGGAGTCGTTGGCCTTCTGAATGGCCTCGCTGTAGGACACCTCTTCCTGCTCGGACATGGCTGACACTGTCAAGAAGAAGCCAACAAGCAGAAGCTAAAATTCAACTGCAAAGTGATCCAAGCAACAGCAGTGGGCCGGTTCTTCTGGGAGATCCTCTCTCAGCTGCAGCTTCCAAGCCTTTGTCAAACATTCAGTGTTGACTGGTTCATAAATTCCAACGTGGGAAACCTCTTCCTGTTTTGTCAAGCCCACGATCCGTGTGTTTGAATCCTGGTCACTCCTCTTGGGTCTGCTGCTCAGAGCTGTCCTGGTTTTGTCTCCTCTTGCTTTAAACCCCTCTCCAACATCTGCATCCAATAGCAGGAGTCTCTCTGCAGTCTCGCcttaaaaaacaatccctcCCGGCTGAGAGCCCAAGTCCCTTCCTAACCGTTCTCCCCTTCGCCCCTCTGTCTATCTTTGTAACCGAGTGAGTGCTTGTTCCAGGTTCTTATCTGAGTGTGATGCCTGAAACCTGCAGAGGCACACCTACATTAAAGTGCCCTTGCGTAACATTCCCAGTTACGTATGAATTCCACTTTTGTCCACAATACTATCCCAACTGCTTTCTCTGTAATTAGAgaaaggggaggggagggaaagGGAGGGTCCTAACAGAGCTCAAACTACTTTCTGAACAACTTTCTGAACATTTCCTCTGCCTTAGCCACAAATCATCATGTTACAACAGGCAGTGGTCGTAGATGTTGCAACAGTTACAACATGACAACAACAGTTATTGACGTGTAACTTGTGTTTCAGGCCCTTTGCAATTTCTTGGTCTTTCTACCAAAGAAAACAGCTTATGTCAGAGTAAAGGGCTGGAATGTGTGTCACCAATAAAAACTACTTTttgagagagacaggaaatgtGTAGACGCTGCTGCTGAAAAACCTTTGGACCTAAACTCCATGAACCTAACTTCTATTCCCATAAATTCTTTATATGACATGCACGGATATGTATTCATACTGTATGTATTCATAGTGCTGTTTGCTCAGTTCGTCCAGAGGCTGCTGCTTTGAATTCACATTCCAGGAGTTTCACGCTCGATTTCCTGCCAAAGCTCTGAGAATAAGCTCAGCTCTGCAGTTCCCTGAAACCTTATCCACAGGAAGAGAAGAGTTTATTTCACTGGCTGAAAACTCACTGAGATAACTGTAAAGTTTAGAGCAACCTGGAAGATaatgtttgaatttgaatgaaAGTGGATGTTTACGAGAAAGCAAAGGTTATAATTCCAAGAGTTCAGCTGGGTTCACTTGTTTTTCTACGGGAATAAGGAAAGTAAAAAGAAACCAATCTTCTGCAGATGAGTGTATTTAGCAAATTGATCATTTCTGATCTCACGTTCAAGCCACACTTGATCATATCAGATGTAGTTTAGAGGCTCAGCAGCGTCTCCATGTGGAGGGAGGTTTGCTGAAGCTCTGTGTTGGTGATGGGTGCAGACACAGAAGAAGATTCACACAGAACGTCAGAGCAGCAGGTGAAATGAGGACACGAGCGATGACGCTCTCAAGAGACTGAGATAACACGAGGAATTATCTGTCTTACAAACTGAAAGGTTTTCGTCACCTAAGTAATTCATGATTTTCCTTCCATGAGTTTTGAATTTAGTTCAAAAAGTAACCATAACAGATGAGCAACCGTTTATAGTCAGTaagattacatttatttaattttgcaCAACACCACCAAACAAATATATTGACGCTCCAGTGTTTCATATCAAATAGATaagtatgaaataaataatctcATGAGTACATTGTTtgaaatgtataaatgaaaCTGTAAATTGCAATTTAAGaatacattataataaaaaaatatcccatCCTTATTTCTTTCATCACTATGACAAATGTTGTAAATTACATACATAAAAAGGTATAGGGTTATagaaatatttttgtttctaACCTGCTTCGATTAAAGGTTCAATGTGTGGGATTTAGTTACATCTattggtgaagttgcatattgcagctgaacccccctcccctttcaaacatgacagagaacatgTGGTGGCCTTCAGTTGACATATTAACTCAAAAGGTCTTGAGTTTGTCCAGTGTGGGCTACTGTACAAAACATGGCCTCCTCCGTATAaaggacccactcctgatgtaGATGTAGgattctagggtaaataaaacaacaattggcTGAAACACAATACTAACAACATCACTAGCATTGTTTTATACTCAATTCCTGCAAATTAATTTCTCTTtcccctaaatcttacacactgaacctttatatTTCCCAGATGAAGTTGTGATTCTGAATCcagtaaagttgaaaaaataaaaagggtttCCTGTCTTTTATGAGTTTTACGGCATCTTTATCCTAGAACCGGAAGTCTCCGTGACAGCTTCCTTGGCAACAAGAAGCTCCCCGGCTGACGCCATGTTCAGATAAATATTGTTCGTTTTCGGGAATTTTAACGTTATTTTATAGAATTGTTTAAATATGTTAACACAGCTTGCTGTGACATAGTTAAAATTCGCCAGCTAGCTGCTACGTTAGCATTAGCTAGTCAAGCTAAGGGAGCTAAGCTACTACGCGCGGTGGTCGCCATGTCCCTGTGAGGAGATGAGCCGCTGGGGTCGATCCCTGCtcgtcgctgtgtgtgtgtgggtcgcGAACGCAGCCACAGACTCGGGGGTCTCTTCGTCCACCGGCCCGACCGATGGAGGAGCTGTCACCGCCTCGACCCCCGCTCCTGGAGGCACATGGGACCCCACCGGGGTGTGGACCTCTGGGGTGACCGAGGCTGGGTCCACCCAGGTGACCGAAGCTGTGTCCCCTGAAATGACCGAGGCTTGGTCCACTGAAGCCGCCGCTGGGTCCACCGAGTCTCCCCCTGCAGCCACCGCCCAGCCCAACGAGGCTCCGCAGGGTAACTTCCTCCATCATGTTCGAAACCCTCCATGTGTTCTGATCCTCCAGCATCAAACCAAGCCAAGCTCCTGTTGTGATGCTGGTTGAGTTTCAAACTCCATCACAGTTTAGTTCATCCTGTTTGACTCCAGTCATCTGTTTCTAGGTGCTTCTACAGAGCAATTTGTCTGTTTGAGACCATATTTTAATAAATCTCATGTATTTGTGATTTTagtaataataaactttatttacatattatatgtttatatattataaGCCCTAGGATTCATCAGAAACTCATCCCCTCAGTGATCTCCCTCTAGTTGCTTCTGCAGTGCTTTC
The Pleuronectes platessa chromosome 21, fPlePla1.1, whole genome shotgun sequence DNA segment above includes these coding regions:
- the sult1st6 gene encoding sulfotransferase 1C2, with protein sequence MSEQEEVSYSEAIQKANDSISRFPLIPIRGIPLMNYIANNFDSIQAFRPDPSDIFIATYPKAGTTWTQEIVDLLLHNGDAEFCKRAPTPVRSPFLEMFSPPPIPSGLELLSKMVPPRIIKTHLPFQLVPTGFWESKCKTIYVARNAKDNVVSYFHFDKMNLTQPEPGPWDGYVHKFMRGELSWGSWYDHVKGYWAEREKRNILYLFFEDIKENPQREIERIMRYLDLSVSDEVISQIVELTSFKSMKENPMTNYSCVPATVFDNSVSSFMRKGEVGDWKNHFTPEQSKMFEEDYEKQMKGVDIPFRSLI